The following proteins come from a genomic window of Solwaraspora sp. WMMA2065:
- a CDS encoding MFS transporter: MARTATRCTALLLAVLTAAVASISWPVLGAAAPAQAAPAGPVAQLPAQAPADLCPVEAWQADFRACLDRLQDVSSARAQCLDPPAPSAPDSGFGGWFATQPEQTEGASGLYMNYGYAGYRFPTYDLNGGCASSVVNADVGVFNGVANLEMMVATAIVGASNAIRERAWDPGTMYAWADPLVAQATTAIYEEVFTVFGLITLCVVGLYLIWRSRQSDMSNMITTAGWAVLIMVVVTAIAAWPVRSANLADEALTSTLGVVHEAVGPRAVEIPAEECPEADAERCTDQRPPAVRASDTITSAMLYRNWLRGVLGSADSPTAEKYGFALYDAQAFTWSEIEVMRADPQRRDAIISQKNQQWMTVAEQIRTEDPEAYEHLQGIREMDRVGTGLIAIFAAAMFAMFDLAASLLVLLGFLLFRWAVVAAPILGTIGLLRPAGAGMRRLGNAVVAAVFNIAIFGTGAAVYLFAVDLIMSTPTLPGWLQVVLIWLCGMVGWLLLRPYRRITDLGGRDGGGSSWNLRYFRETRETREPEQVVVKSKDGRDQTVVKQTVVRPEARLEDPSSDKPAGGAGSTGPARERPDGREDGSEPTAQPGSPRPSSRPRRASTWTAPDVPAEEHQYAVYRPDSTRKPDEAPKPRIRTEAR, from the coding sequence GTGGCGAGGACCGCGACCCGGTGCACCGCGCTCCTGCTCGCCGTCCTGACAGCCGCCGTGGCGAGCATCTCCTGGCCGGTACTCGGCGCGGCCGCTCCGGCCCAGGCCGCCCCGGCCGGGCCGGTCGCCCAACTGCCCGCCCAGGCACCGGCCGACCTGTGTCCGGTCGAGGCCTGGCAGGCCGACTTCCGGGCCTGTCTCGACCGACTGCAGGACGTCAGCTCGGCCCGCGCGCAGTGCCTCGACCCGCCAGCACCGAGCGCCCCCGACTCCGGCTTCGGCGGTTGGTTCGCCACCCAGCCCGAGCAGACCGAAGGTGCCAGCGGGCTGTACATGAACTATGGGTACGCCGGCTACCGGTTCCCGACGTACGACCTCAACGGCGGATGTGCCTCCTCGGTGGTGAACGCCGACGTAGGTGTGTTCAACGGGGTCGCCAACCTGGAGATGATGGTCGCCACCGCGATCGTCGGCGCGTCCAACGCGATCCGGGAACGGGCCTGGGATCCGGGGACCATGTACGCCTGGGCCGACCCGCTGGTGGCGCAGGCGACCACGGCGATCTACGAAGAGGTGTTCACGGTCTTCGGGCTGATCACCCTCTGTGTGGTGGGCCTGTACCTGATCTGGCGGTCACGTCAGTCGGACATGAGCAACATGATCACGACGGCCGGCTGGGCGGTCCTGATCATGGTGGTGGTGACCGCGATCGCCGCCTGGCCGGTCCGCTCGGCGAACCTGGCGGACGAGGCGCTGACCAGCACACTGGGCGTGGTCCACGAGGCCGTCGGCCCGCGGGCCGTCGAGATCCCGGCCGAAGAGTGCCCGGAAGCTGACGCCGAACGCTGCACCGATCAGCGTCCGCCAGCGGTCCGGGCCAGCGACACCATCACCTCGGCCATGTTGTACCGCAACTGGTTGCGCGGAGTACTTGGCTCGGCGGACAGCCCGACAGCCGAGAAGTACGGCTTCGCGCTCTACGACGCCCAGGCGTTCACCTGGTCGGAAATCGAGGTGATGCGAGCCGATCCGCAGCGCCGAGATGCCATCATCTCGCAGAAGAACCAGCAGTGGATGACGGTCGCCGAGCAGATCCGGACCGAGGATCCGGAGGCGTACGAGCATCTGCAGGGCATCCGGGAGATGGACCGGGTCGGCACCGGCCTGATCGCCATCTTCGCGGCGGCCATGTTCGCCATGTTCGACCTCGCCGCGTCGCTGCTGGTCCTGCTCGGATTCCTGCTGTTCCGTTGGGCGGTCGTCGCCGCGCCGATCCTCGGGACCATCGGTCTGCTCCGGCCGGCCGGCGCGGGGATGCGTCGACTCGGCAACGCGGTCGTCGCCGCCGTCTTCAACATCGCGATCTTCGGCACCGGGGCGGCCGTCTACCTGTTCGCAGTCGACCTGATCATGAGCACCCCCACCCTGCCGGGCTGGCTGCAGGTGGTACTGATCTGGCTCTGCGGCATGGTCGGCTGGCTGCTGCTGCGTCCGTACCGGCGGATCACCGATCTTGGCGGCCGGGACGGCGGCGGCAGTTCGTGGAACCTGCGGTACTTCCGGGAAACCCGGGAGACCCGCGAGCCCGAACAGGTCGTGGTCAAGTCCAAGGACGGACGGGACCAGACCGTCGTCAAGCAGACCGTGGTGCGGCCGGAGGCCCGGTTGGAGGACCCGAGCAGCGACAAACCCGCCGGTGGTGCCGGCAGCACCGGACCGGCCAGGGAGCGGCCGGACGGCCGGGAGGACGGCTCCGAACCCACCGCCCAGCCCGGGTCGCCCCGACCATCGAGCCGACCCCGTCGCGCGTCGACGTGGACCGCGCCCGACGTCCCGGCCGAAGAGCACCAGTACGCCGTCTACCGGCCCGACAGCACCCGCAAGCCCGACGAGGCGCCGAAGCCGCGCATCCGTACCGAAGCTCGGTGA
- a CDS encoding M23 family metallopeptidase, whose protein sequence is MNDSPGMRTRAARHVALTVALTATLVLLCCTGGIGAVLFSDDEPDSALFAAFGCGRDGPVDPDQAPRVGPYGPDQVANAAVIINTGAELSVSPRGWVIAVATAMQESALRNLGHLGDRNDHDSVGLFQQRPSQGWGTPVQLQDPAYSSQKFYQKLLTIDGWETMALTDAAQRVQVSAFPDAYAKHEPLATRIVNILTGGAARAVAGPDGLLRCAADGEVAASGWTRPVPGNVGSGFRTSSRPGHNGVDIAQPKGTLIRAASAGRVIVSRCDPDQYGRLDCDVDGSPSKGGCGWFVDILHADQVITRYCHMVKRPEVGEGDLVDAGQVIGEVGSSGNSSGPHLHYEIHLNADRSSRGAVDPVPFMRERGAPLGESG, encoded by the coding sequence ATGAACGACAGCCCCGGCATGCGGACCCGCGCCGCCCGGCACGTCGCCCTGACCGTGGCGCTGACCGCGACGCTGGTGCTGCTCTGCTGCACCGGCGGGATCGGTGCGGTGCTGTTCAGCGACGACGAGCCGGATTCGGCGCTGTTCGCCGCCTTCGGCTGCGGGCGGGACGGCCCGGTCGACCCCGACCAGGCGCCCCGGGTCGGGCCGTACGGGCCGGACCAGGTCGCCAACGCGGCGGTGATCATCAACACCGGCGCGGAGCTGTCGGTGTCGCCGCGCGGCTGGGTGATCGCGGTGGCAACCGCCATGCAGGAGTCGGCACTGCGGAACCTGGGGCATCTCGGCGACCGCAACGACCACGACTCGGTCGGCCTGTTCCAGCAGCGACCCAGCCAGGGCTGGGGCACCCCGGTACAGCTACAGGATCCGGCGTACTCGTCGCAGAAGTTCTACCAGAAGCTGCTGACCATCGACGGCTGGGAGACGATGGCGCTGACCGACGCCGCCCAGCGGGTGCAGGTCAGTGCCTTCCCGGACGCGTACGCCAAGCACGAACCGTTGGCGACCCGGATCGTCAACATCCTCACCGGCGGCGCGGCCCGCGCGGTCGCCGGCCCGGACGGGCTGCTGCGCTGCGCCGCCGACGGCGAGGTCGCCGCCTCAGGATGGACCCGACCGGTGCCGGGCAACGTCGGGTCCGGCTTCCGGACCAGCTCCCGGCCCGGACACAACGGCGTGGACATCGCCCAGCCGAAAGGCACCCTGATCCGGGCCGCCTCGGCCGGCCGCGTCATCGTCTCCCGGTGCGACCCGGACCAGTACGGCCGCCTCGACTGCGACGTCGACGGCTCGCCCAGCAAAGGTGGCTGCGGCTGGTTCGTCGACATCCTGCACGCCGACCAGGTGATCACGAGATACTGTCACATGGTGAAGCGGCCGGAAGTCGGCGAAGGCGACCTGGTAGACGCCGGACAGGTGATCGGCGAGGTTGGCTCCAGCGGCAACTCGTCCGGCCCGCACCTGCACTACGAGATCCATCTCAACGCAGACCGCAGCAGCCGCGGAGCCGTCGACCCGGTGCCGTTCATGCGGGAGCGGGGCGCGCCGCTCGGTGAGAGTGGCTGA